The window CTATGACTCAGATCACCCCTGAGGCGTTGCCCGCAGAGCTTCACAAAGCCGCCGGCACCGTCATCCGCCTCCTTACCAAACTGGACGACTCATCCGTCGCCGAACCGTCGGAACTTCCTGGCTGGACCCGTGGCCACGTCCTCGCCCATCTGACCGGTATTTCCAACGCAATGGCCCGGCAACTTGAGTATGCGCGGCGCGGTGAGACCGTGGAGCTGTACGACGGCGGCATGGACGGCCGTACCAAAGCCATCGAACTGGCGGCAGGGCACAGCCTCGCCCGGCACACGGAATCCGTCACCGCCGCGCTGGGGTCCGCCATCGCCGCCTTTGACGCCTTGGGATCGGACGATTGGCAAGCGCGCATCGCCTACCGCGACGGCACAGTGTTCGACGGCGGGCTGGCGCTGTGGCGCGAACTCACCATCCACGCCTCGGACTTGGGATTGGGCTTCGGGCCGGAGACATGGAGCCGACCTTTCTGCGAGCATCTCATCGGTTTCCTGTCAGCGCGCGTTCCGGAGCAGTACAAGTTCGTCCTTCAGCCCACGGGTCTTCCCCAAATGAGCATCGGCACTGGTGGCACGTCGATAGCCATTACCGGCATGCTGACCGACATCGCCGCGTGGCTTGCAGGCCGCGAACCCAACCTTGGAAGCCTCAGGGCCACTGCAGCCGCTGATGGAGTGGACCTGCCGGAACTCCTGCCTTGGCCGGCCGCTCAGCCCGCAGCCCGCTAACCTGGTCGCTCTCTCACGTTCCTCGTGCTTGAGCGGGTCGCTCTCTCACGTTCCGTGTGCTTGGGCTGATCGCTCTCTCACGTCGGTATCTATTTGCGTGGGATTTTCGCTGCTGCTGCCCGCCACAAGTGCATGGTGGCGTAGGAGCGCCACGGGCTGACCTCACTGAAATCGGCGGCGAGCCCAGCGGTGGCGGGCAGGACCTTCAGTCCGTTCCGCACCGCGGCATCATTAGCCAGGAAGACGTCGGGAGCTCCAAGCACCCGCATGGCGACGTATCCAACAGTCCACGGTCCCACGCCCGGCAATGGCAGAAGCTTGCGTTCCAGGCTTTCAGGGTCGTCGCCATAGCCGAATTCGAGTTCACCTGTGGCCATGGCTTCGGCCGCGGCCATGATTGAGTCGATGCGACGCTGGGGTCCACGGAGCAACGCGCGGCCCTTTTCGGCGAGTTCCGCCGCCGTCGGAAACATGCGCTCCAAACCAGGAGGGGCGGCGACTGCGACGGAGCCTGCTGCCGCCAATTGGGTCAGTGCCGTCCTGGCGGCAGCTACGGTGATCTGTTGACCGATCATTGCCCGGACCAGCAGTTCCTGCGGGTCGACAGCTCCCGGCACACGAATTCCCCGGATAGCAGTGACGCTGCCCGTCAGCCTTGGGTCTCTTGCCAGGGCGTCATCGATCGCGTGGGGATCCGCGTCCAAGTCGAACAACCTCCGGACCCGGCTCAAGAGTGCCGGGAGGTCGTGGAGGTCCAAAACTGCAGCTGTCAGTTGCAACGGGTTGCCGGGAGCTGAGGGGTTGTACGAGACAGCGAAGGAGGCGCTGCCGCGGGGGAGCCGCAGGGTGCGTGCATAGGTTCTGGTTCCGTCCGGCAAAGTACTGACCACTTCGATGCCGGGAATCGCACGAACTGCCAGGAAGTCGAAGACACCGGGATCGAACGGTTCCCGGTACGGCAGGTTCAGGGTCAGCGCCGCAGGCGCCGCAGCCCCGGCACCCCGGCGTTGACTGGACTTGGCCGCCGTGGCGCGCACCGCCGTCGGGGTCATCGCGAAAACCTCGCCGATGGTGTCGTTGAATTGCCGGACGCTGTTGAACCCCGACGCGAATGCAACGTCGGCCAGGAGCATGTCGGTGGAGACCAGCAGGGTCCTGGCGGTTTGTGCCCTGCTGGCCCGTGCCAGCGAGAGTGGGCCAGCGCCGAGCTCGGTGCTGAGAATGCGGTTGAGTTGCCGCGCGGAGTAGCCCAGGCGGTGCGCAAGGCCATCGACGCCCTCGCGGGTGATCACGCCGTCGTTGATCAGCCTCATGGCGCGCCCGGCAATGTCGGAACGGAGGTTCCACGCGGGCGTTCCTGGGACGGCTTCAGGCAGGCATCGTTTGCAGGCGCGGTACCCAGCTTCGTGAGCTGCTGCGGATGTTTCGTAAAAGGTGACGTTCTCAGCCTTGGGGGTGCGGGCAGGACACGACGGCCGGCAATAGATGCCTGTGGAGCTGACGGCGGTGAAGAACTGACCGTCAAAACGGGTGTCACGGGCGTCGATCGCCCGGTAGCGCTGCCAGAAGTCCATGGCTTCATCCTGCCAGCCGTCCCGAGCCTGTGCTAGCGGAAATCGGACATGGCCGTTAACGGCTTTCTTGCTAGGGTCTGGTCATGAGTTCGTCCATGGAGAATGGAGTCAGCAAACCGGCCGAGGTGCGCGCGTTCCTCAGCGGTGACCCCCGTGTCATCGCTCCGCAGATACTGGGGGCGGTACTGACCCACCATTCGGAAGCCGGTCCGGTTTCGGTCAGGCTTACCGAGGTTGAGGCCTACATGGGACCACGCGATTCAGAGCACCCCGACCCCGGCTCTCACACCTTCGGGGGCCCCACCGCCCGGAATGCACCCATGTTTGGGCCACCGGGATTCCTGTACGTCTACTTCACCTATGGCATGCACTACTGCGCCAATATCGTCTGCGGTCCCGAGGGCGCCCCGTCAGCGCTGCTCCTCCGCGCTGGGGAAATAGTGGAAGGCGAAGGGCTGGCTGCCCTTCGCAGGCCGGCATCCAAAGCGCACAAGGACCTGGCAAGCGGACCTGCCCGGCTCGCCTCCGCGCTGGGACTCACGACGGCGGATACTGGCCGTGACGCCCTCGCCGCACCGTTCAGCTTGTGGTTGCCGAAGACGCCCACAGCTGCCGTGGCCAGCGGGCCGCGGGTGGGCGTATCGGGCCCTGGCGGAAGCACTGAATATCCGTGGCGTTTTTGGGTTGAAGATGATCCAACGGTGTCCAAGTACAAGGCTGCCAGGCCGCGGACACGTAACACTGCCGGGTGACGTTCACCGCACCCCCCACGTTAACCAAAATCGCTGTAGAATGGACGGTCTGTCTTTTGCGATAGGGGTTACGGTTCGATGCACGACGCTGATTTGGTCCACGAGCAGGAATATGTTGCCGGGCTGTACGCCCGGCTCGATGAGCTGCGCGCTGAAAAGCGCGCCCAGCTGGCGCAGGTGCGCAAGGCCGGCGCGGTGGGAACCATGCAGAACGTCTCGGAACGGGACGCCTTCGCGGCACTGTACGAAGACCGCCTGGCCCAGCTCGACGCCGTCGACGACCGCTTGGTCTTTGGCCGCCTCGACCTCGATTCGGGAGAGGCGCAATACATCGGCCGTATTGGTCTGTCCACGGCCGATCTCCAGCGGCTGATGGTCGACTGGCGCGCGCCCGAAGCGGGCCACTTCTATCAGGCAACCGCGTTCGATCGCCAAGGTGTCCGCCGTCGTCGCCACCTGATCCTCCAGGGACGCGACGTCAAGGCGATCGAAGATGACGTCCTGGACGCCGGGATGCTCGCTGACAACGACTCACTTCAGGGTGAGGGCGCGTTGCTGGCTGCGCTCAATTCCAAACGCACCGGCCGCATGTCGGACATTGTGGGCACCATCCAGTCCGAGCAGGACCGGATCATCCGTTCCTCAATTTCGGGCGCGTTGGTAGTCCAGGGCGGACCCGGAACGGGCAAAACCGCCGTAGCCCTGCACCGTGCCGCCTATTTGTTGTATACGCACCGCGAGCGACTCAAGAGTGCCGGTGTTCTGCTCGTTGGGCCGTCGTCGTCCTTCATGAATTACATCGAACGAGTGCTGCCGTCTCTCGGTGAGACCGGTGTAGTCATGGCCAGCCTCGGTCGCCTCATGCCCGGGATTCACGCCATTCCCGAGGAAGATGCCGACGTTGCCGCCCTCAAGGGCAAACTCGACATGGCAACCGTGGTGGCAAACGCCGTTGCCAACCGGCAGCGGACACCTGCAGAAGACCGCATCCTCGAAGTTGATTCACGAAAGCTGACACTGACGGTCCGCCAAGTACGCCGTGCCAGGGAAAAAGCCCGCGCCACAGGAAAGCCCCACAACGAAGCGCGGCTCACGTTCGTCAAGATCCTCCTGCGCGAGCTCACGGAGCAGCTGACGGACCTGGTGGAAGAAGGCAACATCGGCAACAACGCCGATCGCGCGTATTTGGCCGAGGACGTCCGGTCAGCCCGCGATGTACGCATCGCGCTGAACCTTTGCTGGATGCCGATGACCCCCGAGAAGCTCATCTCAGAGCTTTTCAGCAAGCCGGCCATCCTTGAAGCCTGCACGCCGCACCTGACGCCTGCGCAGCGCATTCTGCTGCAACGGCCGGTGGATGCTCCTTGGACTGAAGCGGATGTTCCGCTGTTGGACGAGGCCGCCGAGTTGCTGGGTGAACTGGACCCGGCCGCCGGCAGGGGACTGGCCCAGCAGGAAGCAGACCGCGCCCGCGATCTTGCCAACGCCAAGCAGACCCTTGCCAACATGGAAGCCATGGGCGTTGACGTTCTGGTAACCGCTGAAGAGCTTGCCGAGCAAAACCAGGAGCGTGAAGGGCGGTTGACTGCTGCCGAGCGCGCCACCAGCGACCGTTCGTGGGCCTTTGGGCACATCGTGGTTGACGAAGCCCAGGAACTCTCGCCCATGCAGTGGCGTCTCCTGGTCCGGCGTTGCCCGCTGAAGTCGTTCACCATCGTGGGCGACATCGCCCAAACGAGTGCAGCAGCTGGCGCCAATTCGTGGCAAAGCGCCCTGGCGCCGTCCTTCGGTGACCGCTGGACGCTGGAAGAACTGACCGTCAATTACCGCACACCATCGCAGATCGCCGAAGCCGCGGTCCGCATGGCAAACCGTGCAGGTCTGGTTGTCTCGGCCCCCAAGGCCGTACGAGAAGGCAAATGGTCGCCCATCGTGGACCACGTTGCGGCAGACGGAATTGTTTCGCGTTTGGTTGAGGTCCTGCCGGAGGAAGTGGAAGCGATCGACGGCGGCCTGTTGGCTGTGATCGCCGACGGACCACTGCTGCCGCAGGCCACCGCCGCGTTGCGCGAGGTCTACGGACGCCGCATCGGCAGCGGCGCAGGCAGCTACCAGCAAGACATCGTGGTGATCAGCCCCAAGGAAGCCAAGGGCCTGGAATTCGACGGCGTTGTGGTCCTGGAACCTGCTGCAATGTTGAACCACGAGCATGGCAAGGTGGGCGACCTCTACGTCGCCATGACCCGCGCCACGCAGCGTCTGCGCCTTATCGCGGCCGCACCCGTACCGGCCGGCATCGAGCGCTAGGAAAAACGGACCCCGCAAGCCTGCTAACTTAGATCTCGTGTCACACGTAAACAACCTCGAGTCCCAGCACAACGATCCCGCCTTTGCCAACGTCTGGCAGGAGCTCAAATGGCGCGGTCTGGTCCATGTTTCCACCGATGAAACTGAACTGGAAAAATTGCTCGCCGGGGACCCGATCACGTATTACTGTGGCTTCGATCCCACCGCGCCTTCACTGCACCTGGGCAACCTGGTGCAGTTGCTGGTGATGCGTCGGCTCCAGTTGGCCGGCCACAAGCCGCTTGGTTTGGTGGGTGGGTCCACCGGCCTGATCGGCGACCCGCGACCGACGGCGGAACGCACCTTGAACACCAAGGACACCGTCGCGGAGTGGGTTGGCTACCTTCAGGGTCAGGTGCGCCGTTTCCTCAGCTTCGAGGGCGACAACTCCGCCCGCATGGTCAACAACCTGGACTGGACCGCGCCGCTGAGCGCCATCGATTTCCTGCGGGAGATCGGCAAGCACTTCCGCGTGGGCACCATGCTCCGCAAGGATGCCGTGGCCTCGCGCCTGAACTCCGACGAAGGCATCAGCTACACAGAGTTCAGCTACCAGATCCTGCAGGGCATGGACTACCTTCAGCTCTTCCGCGACTACGGTTGCGCTCTGCAGACCGGTGGCTCGGACCAGTGGGGCAACCTCACCAGCGGAACCGAACTGATCCGCAAGGTGGAAGGCAAGAGCGTGCACGCCCTGGGCACACCGCTCATCACCAACTCCGATGGAACCAAGTTCGGCAAGAGCGAAGGCAACGCCATCTGGCTGGACCCGGACATGTGCAGCCCGTACACGTTCTACCAGTTTTGGCTGAACACAGCCGATGCTGATGTGGTTGATCGGCTCAAGGTGTTCACCTTCCTGTCCCGCGCCGAGATTGAAGCACTTGGCCTGGCTGTGGCTGAGCGTCCCTTTGCCCGTGAAGGTCAGAAGAAGCTGGCCTTCGAAGTGACCTCCCTGGTGCATGGCGTTGACGCCACCGAGAAAGTCATCGCCGCTTCGGCTGCGCTTTTCGGCAACGGCGACCTCACGGTTTTGGATGAGGGGATACTGGAAGCTGCCACAGCTGAACTTCCCTCGGCGACGGTCGGTGCCGATGGACTGGGCATCATCGATCTCCTGGTTACCTCGGGACTCTCGGACAGCAAATCTGCCGCCCGGCGAACAGTCGGCGAGGGTGGTGCCTACGTGAACAACACCAAGGTGACCGATCCCGACGCCGTGATTTCCCGCGACCAGCTGCTTCACGGCCGCTATTTACTCCTTCGCCGCGGCAAGAAGAACCTGGCCACTATTGAGGTCTCGGCCTAGGTTCTCTCTTCCATCCCGTTCCGAAAGGGCCGGCACCTTCATGGGTGCCGGCCCTTTCGTTCTCAGAGAGTGCTTGTTGGCGGGAGCCGGACGCTCTCTCAGATCACTCTGGTTTGAGCCGGATGCTCGCTCATATCCCTCTGGTTTGAGCTGGACGCTCGCTCATATCACTCGGGTTTGAGCTCATCGTTCTCTCTCTTTTGTGGGGGAGCGTTGGTGTTTTAAGGGTTCGACGGCGGTGGTTG is drawn from Arthrobacter sp. 31Y and contains these coding sequences:
- a CDS encoding maleylpyruvate isomerase family mycothiol-dependent enzyme, with the translated sequence MTQITPEALPAELHKAAGTVIRLLTKLDDSSVAEPSELPGWTRGHVLAHLTGISNAMARQLEYARRGETVELYDGGMDGRTKAIELAAGHSLARHTESVTAALGSAIAAFDALGSDDWQARIAYRDGTVFDGGLALWRELTIHASDLGLGFGPETWSRPFCEHLIGFLSARVPEQYKFVLQPTGLPQMSIGTGGTSIAITGMLTDIAAWLAGREPNLGSLRATAAADGVDLPELLPWPAAQPAAR
- a CDS encoding AlkA N-terminal domain-containing protein, with product MDFWQRYRAIDARDTRFDGQFFTAVSSTGIYCRPSCPARTPKAENVTFYETSAAAHEAGYRACKRCLPEAVPGTPAWNLRSDIAGRAMRLINDGVITREGVDGLAHRLGYSARQLNRILSTELGAGPLSLARASRAQTARTLLVSTDMLLADVAFASGFNSVRQFNDTIGEVFAMTPTAVRATAAKSSQRRGAGAAAPAALTLNLPYREPFDPGVFDFLAVRAIPGIEVVSTLPDGTRTYARTLRLPRGSASFAVSYNPSAPGNPLQLTAAVLDLHDLPALLSRVRRLFDLDADPHAIDDALARDPRLTGSVTAIRGIRVPGAVDPQELLVRAMIGQQITVAAARTALTQLAAAGSVAVAAPPGLERMFPTAAELAEKGRALLRGPQRRIDSIMAAAEAMATGELEFGYGDDPESLERKLLPLPGVGPWTVGYVAMRVLGAPDVFLANDAAVRNGLKVLPATAGLAADFSEVSPWRSYATMHLWRAAAAKIPRK
- a CDS encoding DNA-3-methyladenine glycosylase, encoding MENGVSKPAEVRAFLSGDPRVIAPQILGAVLTHHSEAGPVSVRLTEVEAYMGPRDSEHPDPGSHTFGGPTARNAPMFGPPGFLYVYFTYGMHYCANIVCGPEGAPSALLLRAGEIVEGEGLAALRRPASKAHKDLASGPARLASALGLTTADTGRDALAAPFSLWLPKTPTAAVASGPRVGVSGPGGSTEYPWRFWVEDDPTVSKYKAARPRTRNTAG
- a CDS encoding ATP-binding domain-containing protein codes for the protein MHDADLVHEQEYVAGLYARLDELRAEKRAQLAQVRKAGAVGTMQNVSERDAFAALYEDRLAQLDAVDDRLVFGRLDLDSGEAQYIGRIGLSTADLQRLMVDWRAPEAGHFYQATAFDRQGVRRRRHLILQGRDVKAIEDDVLDAGMLADNDSLQGEGALLAALNSKRTGRMSDIVGTIQSEQDRIIRSSISGALVVQGGPGTGKTAVALHRAAYLLYTHRERLKSAGVLLVGPSSSFMNYIERVLPSLGETGVVMASLGRLMPGIHAIPEEDADVAALKGKLDMATVVANAVANRQRTPAEDRILEVDSRKLTLTVRQVRRAREKARATGKPHNEARLTFVKILLRELTEQLTDLVEEGNIGNNADRAYLAEDVRSARDVRIALNLCWMPMTPEKLISELFSKPAILEACTPHLTPAQRILLQRPVDAPWTEADVPLLDEAAELLGELDPAAGRGLAQQEADRARDLANAKQTLANMEAMGVDVLVTAEELAEQNQEREGRLTAAERATSDRSWAFGHIVVDEAQELSPMQWRLLVRRCPLKSFTIVGDIAQTSAAAGANSWQSALAPSFGDRWTLEELTVNYRTPSQIAEAAVRMANRAGLVVSAPKAVREGKWSPIVDHVAADGIVSRLVEVLPEEVEAIDGGLLAVIADGPLLPQATAALREVYGRRIGSGAGSYQQDIVVISPKEAKGLEFDGVVVLEPAAMLNHEHGKVGDLYVAMTRATQRLRLIAAAPVPAGIER
- the tyrS gene encoding tyrosine--tRNA ligase, encoding MSHVNNLESQHNDPAFANVWQELKWRGLVHVSTDETELEKLLAGDPITYYCGFDPTAPSLHLGNLVQLLVMRRLQLAGHKPLGLVGGSTGLIGDPRPTAERTLNTKDTVAEWVGYLQGQVRRFLSFEGDNSARMVNNLDWTAPLSAIDFLREIGKHFRVGTMLRKDAVASRLNSDEGISYTEFSYQILQGMDYLQLFRDYGCALQTGGSDQWGNLTSGTELIRKVEGKSVHALGTPLITNSDGTKFGKSEGNAIWLDPDMCSPYTFYQFWLNTADADVVDRLKVFTFLSRAEIEALGLAVAERPFAREGQKKLAFEVTSLVHGVDATEKVIAASAALFGNGDLTVLDEGILEAATAELPSATVGADGLGIIDLLVTSGLSDSKSAARRTVGEGGAYVNNTKVTDPDAVISRDQLLHGRYLLLRRGKKNLATIEVSA